The following is a genomic window from Lysinibacillus sp. JNUCC-52.
TATATTCGCCAAGCTGTTGGTGAAACGACTGCACCTATTCATAGCTACTTCTCAATGGTTCAAGATGATCCATCTATCCAAATCGTAACACAAGCTCAAAAATGGTTTATTGAAAAGGAACTGAAAGGGACTGCTGATGAAAACACACCTATTCTTTCTGCGGGTGCTCCTTTCAAAGCGGGTTCACGCAATAACCCTGCAGACTTCACAAATATTCCTGTAGGTCCACTTGCTATTAAAAACATGGCGGACATCTATCATTACGATAATACGGTTGCAACGATAAAAGTAACAGGTGCACAAGCTATCGAATGGTTAGAAATGGCTGCTGGTATTTTCGCAACAATCGATCCGACGAAAACTGAGGAACAAAATATTATTGATGCGGAAGCGCGCTCTTACAACTTTGATGTTTTAGATGGTTTAACATATCAAATTGATGTAACATCTCCAGCAAAATATGATCGTCGCGGTGTTGTTTTAGATGACAAAGCAAACCGTATTAAAAATGTACAATACAATGGTAAGCCAATTGATTTAGAGCAAGAATTCATTATCATCACAAACAATTACCGTGTTGGTGGTTCTTATGGAGCAACGTTTAAAAATGCGGAAGGCACAAACGTAACAAACTATGCTTATGAAAATCGTCAAGCAGTAATTGATTATATTATGGCAAACAAAACAATTAATCCAGCTGCGGATAATAACTGGTCATTTGTACCATTCCCAGCTAATACAAAGATTATTTACCACTCGGCTAAGGATGCACAAAAAGTCATCCCAGCAGGAAGCAACATTGAGTATCTTGGTGATACAGAAGGTGGCTTCGGTAAATATTTAATTAAGTAATACTACTTATGTAAAAAAGAGAGCACGATTATTCATCGTAGCTCTCTTTTTTATGGCGTTCAAATGTTTTAAAGCGAGTACCTTGAAACGTTAATATGCCAAAGTCATGTTCAGCTAGCTGCCGATAGCTTCTACCATTGAGCTTTAGCTCTAAACGATCTCCACTTTGAACTTCAAAAGTGACATAGTAGGAGGTATGAGCACTAGAGTTGCCTGAACCACCTGTGTCTGTCCGTTTTGTAACGGTTTTGGCGGCACTGTTAATTCAGGTGAATTATTATTTTTTGCCCATTGTCTAATGCTGGTAAGTATAACGAAGGCAAATGTGCTAAGACGATGAAAAAAATTAAGGAAATAATTTAAGAAAAACTCATAGTGGTTGTCGTGTCATTGATGTGCAGCATGCTAAATTTGAAAGTATTTTAAGTAGTATTTACCGTCTAACTGTGTATGAAATGGCAATCTAAAAAGGACTTTAAACACCTAAGTAAACATCAGAATTCGGCTCAAAACACTGTTATATCAACGTCGAGTGTAGAGATAACTCACGCGCGATTAGAAGTGATTATGTATCAATTATTAGATGCAGCGATTTCAGCGAGCAGTCAATACATCAAAACGAATCGTCTAGCGTTGTTAAGTACAGATAAAGAAAGCTTATTTTGCAAAAGAACGATTATAGACCTCCTACAAATAGTGTCTTCTAGTAATATTCTGTAACAAAATCTTTACAAAATATTATTACTTTATTAATATTCTCATGTTACATTTTTTTTTAAAAAAAGAGGTAAAATTATGCTGAACATGAAAACTTTATTTTCTTCCTTTTATCTTTGGTAAATTAAAAAAGGAGGTAGTAATGATGAGAAAGATTTGGTCTTTAATTATTGCGACAACTTTGATGTTCACTGTATTTGGATCACTTAATATTGCTAAAGCAGAAACAAATTTCATGGATAACAAAATTCCAGATAATGAAATTGAGTTTCTGACAGGAAGCACTCTAGATGGTTATAACTATATTGAACTTTCGGAACCCGTAACAGAAAACTATGATGGAGTTTACCAAGTATTAATTGGATACTATATAGAAGAGAACTTAGATGAAATCAAAACACTCGACAATTATAGGGAATATGACACGTATTTAGTTTATGATCAGGGTATAACTCAAAGCTGGTCTTGGTTATCAAGACCATATTTTATTATGAGTATTGCAAGAGGTATGTCTTATAAAAGTTCAACAGAAGTATCAGCTACTATTTCAGGCACATTTAGTAGTGATATTCCGAGTAAGGCTTTACCAAAAGTTAAATCTTCTTTCGGATTCAGTGCATCGGGCAGCAAAAAAATAACTGAAGAAGTTGTTTTATCGGGTCCTGACGCAGGTTATTCTAGTAGAGATTTTTACTATAAGCAAGGAAGACACACACATAGAGTTAAAATTGTACAAGAACACAGATCCAATTGGGATGGTTTGTTATGGACTAAAACATACTACGGTAGTGTAGGAAAACCAGCTATAAAACATTATTCAGTTGATAGAAAGTAGGTTCTTAAAGTGATTCAACAGATCGTTAAATGGTTTTTGCTTACTATACTAATAATTTCATCGATTAGTTTTATAATTGTTCTTCAATCAAATTATTTAGCGGCTGAATTAACAGCTCGTTCGATTCCAATAGCTATTGTAGTAGGTTTCTCTTCATTAGCTGTTGCTATCATGTTTCGAAAATAATATTTGTATAAGAAAAACCAGGAAAAAAATATGTCCGATCCCAGACTGTAAACAAAGTCGATTTTTTCGACTTTGTTTACATAAGAAATGACCCCCTATCAAAACAAAAAGAGAACAGCTTTTGCTATTCTCATTTTTTTTATTTACTTAATTTTTTACTGGTTACTGGCGCTTTTCCAAAACCCCTATAATTCTTTTATATCGTTTTCCTGTATCTTCTAATTCTTCCCGAAAAACTTCTGCTACTAAACAGGGTGACATCACTTTTCTAACAACAACAATATCACCAGGTTAAATGTTAAATTCACGTAAATGTTTAGGGATATGCAACGTATATTTCTTTGGATATAATTTCGATGCCTCTGATATGAAATCTCGAAAGTTCTTTCCAATCATCAACTTTTATTGATTTCCCTAACGTACTTCTATAATAAGTCGCAACGGGACGTCAATTTTCCTAATAAAGATATGACTTTTAATGAAAATATTTCATTTTATTATAATTTGAAATAATTAACGAACATAGAAAATCATTGCATCTTCATTGTTATCTATAACTACTATCTGTTCATTGTCAAATGTATATGGAATTTCCTTGTCTTTTAAATTAGACAGCAACTTTTGTAATTCTTCCTGTGAAGAAAGTGATAATGTATAGCTAAGTAAACCCGTTGTTTGTGTTGGTGGCACTGGTGCACCGGCCCCTTGCCAGATGTTGA
Proteins encoded in this region:
- a CDS encoding DUF2500 domain-containing protein; translated protein: MNSAAKTVTKRTDTGGSGNSSAHTSYYVTFEVQSGDRLELKLNGRSYRQLAEHDFGILTFQGTRFKTFERHKKESYDE
- a CDS encoding DUF5839 family protein; amino-acid sequence: MSPCLVAEVFREELEDTGKRYKRIIGVLEKRQ